The following are from one region of the Streptomyces rubrogriseus genome:
- a CDS encoding MarR family winged helix-turn-helix transcriptional regulator, with protein MATPRDTTRRPDALTLEVVELIGEVVARFHADYEEAAAERALTGAQAKLLSLLSLEPLPMRKLAQKLKCEPSNVTGIVDRLEARGLVERRPDPGDRRVKVAAATEEGRRVARGLRESLRFAREPLAGLSEAERVALRDALRLMVGEGSPGH; from the coding sequence ATGGCCACACCACGCGACACCACGCGCCGACCCGACGCTCTCACCCTTGAAGTCGTCGAACTGATCGGCGAGGTCGTGGCCCGCTTCCACGCGGACTACGAGGAGGCGGCGGCGGAGCGCGCCCTGACCGGGGCGCAGGCCAAGCTGCTGAGCCTGCTGTCGCTGGAGCCGCTGCCGATGCGGAAGCTGGCCCAGAAGCTGAAGTGCGAGCCGTCGAACGTCACGGGGATCGTGGACCGGCTGGAGGCGCGGGGCCTGGTCGAGCGACGGCCCGACCCCGGCGACCGCCGGGTGAAGGTCGCGGCGGCGACGGAGGAGGGACGGCGGGTCGCCCGGGGGCTGCGGGAGTCACTGCGCTTCGCGCGCGAGCCACTGGCGGGGTTGTCGGAGGCGGAGCGGGTGGCGCTGCGGGACGCGCTGCGGCTGATGGTCGGGGAGGGCTCGCCGGGGCACTGA
- a CDS encoding NADP-dependent oxidoreductase, producing the protein MTDSPALPAVNRAWHLVTRPVGWPKPEDFALVEAEVPTPGDGQVLVRNLYVSVDPYMRGRMSAAKSYAAPYELDKPMLGGAVGEVVASNAEGIAVGDHVLHFLGWREYAAVDAKSAVKVDPDAAPLSTYLGVLGMTGLTAYAGLLRTASFKEGDSVFVSGAAGAVGSQVGQIARLKGASRVIGSAGSDEKVKLLLDEYGFDAAFNYKNGPVSEQLRAAAPDGVDVYFDNVGGDHLEAAIGSLNLNGRIAICGAISVYNNTEPAPGPKNLARLIQTRGRIEGFLVGDHYDLQPKFVEEVGPWVRDGELKYRETVVEGIENNLEAFLGVLRGDNTGKMIVKL; encoded by the coding sequence ATGACCGACTCCCCCGCCCTCCCCGCCGTCAACCGCGCTTGGCACCTGGTCACCCGCCCGGTCGGCTGGCCGAAGCCCGAGGACTTCGCGCTCGTCGAGGCGGAGGTCCCCACCCCCGGCGACGGGCAGGTGCTGGTGCGCAACCTGTACGTCTCCGTCGACCCGTACATGCGCGGCCGCATGAGCGCCGCCAAGTCCTACGCCGCCCCCTACGAGCTGGACAAGCCCATGCTGGGCGGCGCGGTCGGCGAGGTCGTCGCCTCCAACGCCGAGGGCATCGCCGTCGGCGACCACGTCCTGCACTTCCTCGGCTGGCGCGAGTACGCCGCCGTGGACGCGAAGAGCGCCGTCAAGGTGGACCCGGACGCGGCGCCCCTGTCGACGTACCTGGGCGTGCTCGGCATGACGGGGCTCACCGCCTACGCCGGTCTGCTGCGCACCGCCTCCTTCAAGGAGGGCGACTCCGTCTTCGTCTCGGGCGCCGCGGGTGCCGTCGGCAGCCAGGTGGGGCAGATCGCCAGGCTCAAGGGCGCCTCGCGGGTCATCGGCTCGGCCGGCTCGGACGAGAAGGTCAAGCTGCTCCTCGACGAGTACGGCTTCGACGCCGCCTTCAACTACAAGAACGGCCCGGTGAGCGAGCAGCTGCGGGCCGCCGCCCCGGACGGCGTCGACGTCTACTTCGACAACGTCGGCGGCGACCACCTGGAGGCCGCCATCGGCTCCCTCAACCTGAACGGCCGCATCGCCATCTGCGGAGCGATCTCCGTCTACAACAACACCGAGCCCGCGCCCGGCCCGAAGAACCTCGCCCGCCTCATCCAGACCCGCGGCCGCATCGAGGGCTTCCTGGTCGGCGACCACTACGACCTCCAGCCGAAGTTCGTCGAGGAGGTCGGCCCCTGGGTCCGCGACGGTGAGCTGAAGTACCGCGAGACCGTCGTCGAGGGCATCGAGAACAACCTGGAGGCGTTCCTCGGGGTCCTGCGCGGCGACAACACCGGAAAGATGATCGTCAAGCTCTGA
- a CDS encoding organic hydroperoxide resistance protein — protein MPIQQSEVLYTAVATAENGRDGRVATDDGKLDLVVNPPKEMGGNGAGTNPEQLFAAGYSACFQGALAVVARQEGADVSGSTVTAKVGIGKNDDGFGIIVEISAEIPTVDAATARSLVEKAHQVCPYSKATRGNITVTLA, from the coding sequence ATGCCCATCCAGCAGTCCGAAGTCCTCTACACCGCCGTCGCCACCGCCGAGAACGGCCGCGACGGCCGGGTCGCCACCGACGACGGCAAGCTCGACCTCGTCGTGAACCCGCCCAAGGAGATGGGCGGCAACGGCGCCGGCACCAACCCCGAGCAGCTGTTCGCCGCCGGGTACAGCGCCTGCTTCCAGGGCGCCCTCGCCGTCGTGGCCCGCCAGGAGGGCGCCGACGTCTCCGGTTCCACCGTCACCGCGAAGGTCGGCATCGGCAAGAACGACGACGGCTTCGGCATCATCGTCGAGATCTCCGCCGAGATCCCGACGGTCGACGCAGCCACCGCCCGGTCGCTGGTCGAGAAGGCCCACCAGGTCTGCCCGTACTCGAAGGCGACCCGCGGCAACATCACCGTGACGCTCGCCTGA
- a CDS encoding EI24 domain-containing protein, whose protein sequence is MRDLGAGFGHLLKGQRWVARHGRSYGFGLVPGLITLVLYVGVLVALALWGEDFVAWVTPFADDWSSPWLGLFRGFLTAVLFALALLLAVLTFTAVTLLVGQPFYEALSERVDRDVSPDGTAPGSHLPLWRELWISGRDSLRILVRAALWGVLLFALGFIPVVGQTVVPVVGFFVTGFFLTEELAAVALQRRGVELRERLALLRSRRMLVWGFGTPLGVSFLVPFVAVFLMPGAVAGATLLARELLGEETRDGAGELSEGGAADPAVSPGPSPEH, encoded by the coding sequence ATGCGTGATCTTGGGGCGGGGTTCGGCCACCTTCTGAAGGGCCAGCGCTGGGTGGCCCGGCACGGCAGGAGCTACGGCTTCGGGCTCGTCCCGGGCCTGATCACCCTGGTCCTGTACGTGGGCGTGCTGGTCGCGCTCGCGCTGTGGGGCGAGGACTTCGTCGCGTGGGTGACCCCCTTCGCCGACGACTGGTCGAGTCCCTGGCTCGGACTCTTCCGCGGCTTCCTCACCGCCGTGCTCTTCGCCCTCGCCCTGCTCCTCGCCGTCCTCACCTTCACCGCGGTGACCCTGCTGGTCGGCCAGCCCTTCTACGAGGCCCTCTCCGAACGCGTCGACCGCGACGTCTCCCCGGACGGCACGGCGCCCGGGTCCCACCTGCCGCTCTGGCGCGAGCTGTGGATCTCCGGCCGCGACAGCCTGCGGATCCTCGTCCGCGCCGCGCTCTGGGGCGTGCTGCTCTTCGCGCTCGGCTTCATCCCGGTCGTCGGCCAGACCGTGGTCCCGGTGGTCGGCTTCTTCGTCACCGGCTTCTTCCTCACCGAGGAACTGGCCGCCGTCGCCCTCCAGCGCCGCGGCGTCGAGCTGCGCGAACGCCTCGCCCTGCTGCGCTCCCGCCGGATGCTGGTCTGGGGTTTCGGCACCCCGCTGGGCGTGTCCTTCCTGGTGCCGTTCGTCGCCGTGTTCCTGATGCCGGGCGCCGTCGCCGGCGCCACGCTCCTCGCCCGGGAACTGCTGGGCGAGGAGACCCGCGACGGCGCCGGAGAGCTGTCCGAGGGCGGTGCCGCCGACCCGGCGGTCAGCCCCGGTCCGTCCCCGGAGCACTGA
- a CDS encoding pyroglutamyl-peptidase I has translation MAGLAAPTTATAAPEAGGAAPAPTVEERRLDGEVPREILRRSGFAAVAPAFARGLGRADSYREARRVVEREGAALWRRAVDRAQGRGPARGDLSRDDDRPLYWARLGMTRELRTWEPGFGLGERQRAALLTELERASRGQTDLRLPRGHRDGHGKGVKRVLLTGFDPFTLDRDVRISNPSGAVALALDGTVIDTPDGPARVETAVFPVRWADFAEGTVERALRPYLPRVDLFTTVSQGRVGRFDVERTNGAWRGGFPDNDNVSRTETVPVADPTSQPQWTTTTLPYAAITAADIGRFPVYDNTAVTEIPAGGDEPVVRPDGPTPGSTAREGGGGNYLSNEIAYRATLLRDRLGLHGTLPGGHVHTPVLQFGTGNTDPATGAVTDPEFVRNRLDIVAQARAIVAVAVSAPGTDRG, from the coding sequence ATGGCGGGGCTCGCGGCCCCCACGACGGCGACGGCGGCTCCCGAGGCGGGCGGCGCCGCCCCCGCACCGACCGTGGAGGAGCGGCGGCTCGACGGGGAGGTGCCCCGGGAGATCCTGCGGCGCTCCGGATTCGCCGCGGTGGCGCCGGCGTTCGCCCGGGGGCTCGGGCGCGCGGACTCCTACCGCGAGGCCCGACGGGTCGTCGAGCGCGAGGGCGCGGCGTTGTGGCGGCGGGCGGTGGACCGGGCGCAGGGGCGCGGTCCGGCCCGCGGGGACCTCAGCCGGGACGACGACCGGCCGCTGTACTGGGCGCGGCTCGGGATGACGCGCGAGCTGCGCACCTGGGAGCCCGGGTTCGGTCTGGGCGAGCGGCAGCGGGCCGCGCTGCTGACGGAGCTGGAGCGCGCCTCGCGCGGCCAGACCGACCTGCGCCTGCCGCGCGGCCACCGCGACGGGCACGGCAAGGGCGTCAAGCGGGTGCTGCTCACCGGCTTCGACCCCTTCACGCTGGACCGGGACGTGCGGATCTCCAACCCGTCGGGCGCCGTCGCGCTCGCCCTGGACGGCACGGTGATCGACACCCCGGACGGTCCCGCCCGGGTGGAGACGGCCGTGTTCCCGGTGCGCTGGGCGGACTTCGCGGAGGGGACGGTGGAGCGGGCGCTGCGGCCGTACCTGCCGCGGGTGGACCTGTTCACCACGGTGAGCCAGGGCCGGGTCGGCCGGTTCGACGTGGAGCGGACCAACGGGGCCTGGCGGGGCGGCTTCCCGGACAACGACAACGTCTCCCGCACGGAGACGGTCCCGGTCGCCGACCCGACCTCGCAGCCGCAGTGGACGACGACCACGCTGCCGTACGCGGCGATCACGGCGGCGGACATCGGGCGCTTCCCGGTGTACGACAACACGGCCGTGACCGAGATCCCGGCGGGCGGCGACGAACCGGTCGTACGGCCTGACGGACCCACGCCCGGGTCGACGGCCCGGGAGGGCGGCGGCGGCAACTACCTCTCCAACGAGATCGCCTACCGCGCGACGCTGCTGCGGGACCGGCTCGGACTGCACGGCACGCTGCCGGGCGGGCACGTGCACACGCCGGTGCTTCAGTTCGGGACCGGGAACACCGATCCGGCGACGGGGGCGGTCACCGACCCGGAGTTCGTGCGCAACCGGCTGGACATCGTGGCGCAGGCGCGGGCGATCGTGGCCGTGGCGGTCAGTGCTCCGGGGACGGACCGGGGCTGA
- a CDS encoding aldose epimerase family protein produces MSELFGTLSDGTPVHRWTLERAGVRVRVLSYGGIVQSAEVPDRDGTTADVVLGFADLDGYVAHPEPYFGALVGRYANRIAGGRFPLDGRTYALAPNEGPNTLHGGARGFDKRVWDVAAVEEGVRLSRVSPHGEEGFPGRLEMSVTYTLDGSGALRIVYEAVTDAPTVLNPTNHSYFNLSGSGHAGGHELRLAASRITPVDAGLIPTGGLDDVTDTRFDFRRARKVGSGYDHNYVLDKGVTDAAEEVAELYDPASGRVLTVATTEPGLQLYTADHLGEPFAPGDGIALETQHFPDSPNRPGFPSTVLRPGEVFRSETVYGFSVR; encoded by the coding sequence ATGAGCGAACTCTTCGGCACACTTTCCGACGGCACCCCGGTACACCGCTGGACCCTGGAGCGGGCCGGCGTACGGGTACGGGTCCTGTCGTACGGCGGGATCGTGCAGTCGGCCGAGGTCCCGGACCGGGACGGGACCACCGCCGACGTGGTACTGGGGTTCGCGGACCTGGACGGCTATGTGGCGCACCCGGAGCCCTACTTCGGCGCGCTGGTCGGGCGGTACGCCAACCGGATCGCGGGCGGGCGCTTTCCGCTGGACGGCCGGACGTACGCGCTGGCGCCCAACGAGGGGCCCAACACGCTGCACGGCGGCGCGCGGGGCTTCGACAAGCGTGTGTGGGACGTGGCTGCGGTCGAGGAGGGCGTCCGGCTGAGCCGGGTCTCCCCGCACGGCGAGGAGGGCTTCCCGGGGCGGCTGGAGATGTCGGTGACCTACACGCTGGACGGGTCGGGCGCGCTGCGGATCGTGTACGAGGCGGTCACGGACGCGCCGACCGTGCTGAACCCGACCAACCACAGCTACTTCAACCTGAGCGGCTCCGGGCACGCGGGCGGGCACGAACTGCGGCTGGCCGCCTCCCGGATCACGCCGGTCGACGCCGGCCTGATCCCGACGGGCGGCCTCGACGACGTGACGGACACGCGCTTCGACTTCCGGCGGGCGCGCAAGGTCGGCTCGGGCTACGACCACAACTACGTGCTGGACAAGGGCGTGACCGACGCGGCCGAGGAGGTCGCCGAGCTGTACGACCCGGCGTCGGGGCGGGTGCTCACGGTGGCGACGACCGAGCCGGGCCTCCAGCTGTACACCGCCGACCACCTGGGCGAGCCCTTCGCCCCCGGGGACGGGATCGCGCTGGAGACCCAGCACTTCCCGGACTCCCCGAACCGTCCCGGCTTCCCCAGCACGGTGCTGCGCCCTGGCGAGGTGTTCCGCTCGGAGACGGTGTACGGCTTCTCGGTGCGGTAG
- a CDS encoding SGNH/GDSL hydrolase family protein — protein MGRGTDQRTRYGRRRARVALAALTAAVLGAGAAGCDAAGGDSPAPSGSPSKPTRTAPAWDTSPASVAAVGDSITRGFDACAVLSDCPEVSWATGSSAEVDSLAVRLLGKADAAEHSWNYAVTGARMADLTAQVTRAAQREPELVAVMAGANDACRSTTSAMTPVADFRAQFEEAMATLRKRLPKAQVYVSSIPDLKRLWSQGRTNPLGKQVWKLGLCPSMLGDADSLDSAATLRRNTVRDRVADYNEVLREVCAKDRRCRTDDGAVHEFRFGTDQLSHWDWFHPSVDGQARLAEIAYRAVTAKSP, from the coding sequence ATGGGTCGAGGGACGGACCAGCGGACGCGGTACGGCCGTCGCCGGGCGCGGGTCGCGCTCGCCGCCCTGACCGCGGCCGTCCTGGGCGCGGGTGCGGCGGGCTGCGACGCCGCGGGCGGCGACTCCCCCGCTCCTTCCGGCAGTCCGTCGAAGCCGACGAGGACGGCGCCCGCCTGGGACACCAGCCCGGCGTCCGTCGCCGCCGTGGGCGACTCCATCACGCGCGGCTTTGACGCCTGCGCGGTGCTGTCCGACTGCCCGGAGGTGTCGTGGGCGACCGGCAGCAGCGCCGAGGTCGACTCGCTGGCCGTACGGCTGCTGGGGAAGGCGGACGCGGCCGAGCACAGCTGGAACTACGCGGTCACCGGGGCCCGGATGGCGGATCTGACCGCCCAGGTGACGCGGGCGGCGCAGCGCGAGCCGGAGCTGGTGGCGGTGATGGCCGGGGCGAACGACGCGTGCCGGTCCACGACCTCGGCGATGACGCCGGTGGCGGACTTCCGGGCGCAGTTCGAGGAGGCGATGGCCACCCTGCGCAAGAGGCTTCCCAAGGCGCAGGTGTACGTGTCGAGCATCCCGGACCTCAAGCGGCTCTGGTCCCAGGGCCGCACCAACCCGCTGGGCAAGCAGGTGTGGAAGCTCGGCCTGTGTCCGTCGATGCTGGGCGACGCGGACTCCCTGGACTCGGCGGCGACCCTGCGGCGCAACACGGTGCGCGACCGGGTGGCGGACTACAACGAGGTGCTGCGGGAGGTCTGCGCGAAGGACCGGCGGTGCCGCACCGACGACGGCGCGGTGCACGAGTTCCGGTTCGGCACGGACCAGTTGAGCCACTGGGACTGGTTCCACCCGAGTGTGGACGGCCAGGCCCGGCTGGCGGAGATCGCCTACCGCGCGGTCACCGCGAAGAGTCCCTGA
- a CDS encoding DUF3145 domain-containing protein: protein MTTRGVLYVHSAPRALCPHVEWAVAGVLGTRVGLDWIRQPAAPGTWRAEFSWQGQAGIASKLASALRGWQLLRFEVTAEPSANAEGERYSCTPDLGIFHAVAGIHGDIMIPEDRLRAALVRSQRGETDLESDIAKLLGKPWDDELEPFRHAGEGAPVRWLHQVV from the coding sequence GTGACGACACGTGGAGTCCTGTACGTGCACTCCGCGCCGCGCGCGCTCTGCCCGCACGTCGAGTGGGCCGTCGCCGGGGTGCTCGGCACGCGCGTCGGCCTGGACTGGATCCGGCAGCCCGCCGCGCCCGGCACCTGGCGCGCGGAGTTCTCCTGGCAGGGGCAGGCCGGCATCGCCTCCAAGCTCGCCTCCGCACTGCGCGGCTGGCAGCTGCTCCGCTTCGAGGTCACCGCGGAACCCTCCGCGAACGCCGAGGGCGAGCGCTACAGCTGCACCCCCGACCTCGGCATCTTCCACGCCGTCGCCGGCATCCACGGCGACATCATGATCCCGGAGGACCGGCTGCGCGCGGCCCTGGTCCGCTCCCAGCGCGGCGAGACCGACCTCGAGTCGGACATCGCCAAGCTCCTCGGCAAGCCCTGGGACGACGAGCTGGAGCCCTTCCGCCACGCCGGCGAGGGCGCCCCGGTCCGCTGGCTGCACCAGGTGGTGTGA
- a CDS encoding beta-ketoacyl-[acyl-carrier-protein] synthase family protein codes for MSSTNRTVVVTGIGATTPLGGDAASTWEGLVAGRSGVRPLEQEWAADQAVRIAAPAAVDPSEVIPRPQARRLDRSAQFALIAAQEAWKDAGYAGKAGESPAEDGAAHVDPDRLGAVIASGIGGVTTLLDQYDVLKEKGVRRVSPHTVPMLMPNGPSANVGLAVGARAGVHTPVSACASGAEAIGYAIEMIRTGRADVVVAGGTEAAIHPLPIAAFGNMMAMSKNNDDPQGASRPFDTARDGFVLGEGAGVLVLESAEHAAARGARVYAEAVGQGISADSHDIVQPEPEGRGISAALQNLLDGNDLDPAEIVHVNAHATSTPAGDIAELKALRKVLGDDVDHMAVSGTKSMTGHLLGGAGGVESVATVLALYHRVAPPTINVENLDPEAEANADIVRGEARKLPVEGRIAALNDSFGFGGHNVVLAFRSV; via the coding sequence GTGAGCTCGACCAATCGCACCGTGGTCGTCACCGGTATCGGCGCAACCACACCGCTGGGTGGCGACGCAGCCTCGACCTGGGAGGGTCTGGTCGCCGGCAGGTCCGGCGTCCGGCCCCTGGAGCAGGAGTGGGCCGCCGACCAGGCGGTTCGCATCGCCGCGCCGGCCGCCGTCGACCCCTCCGAGGTCATCCCGCGGCCGCAGGCCCGCCGCCTCGACCGCTCGGCGCAGTTCGCGCTTATCGCGGCGCAGGAGGCCTGGAAGGACGCCGGGTACGCCGGCAAGGCGGGCGAGAGCCCCGCCGAGGACGGCGCGGCCCACGTCGACCCCGACCGGCTCGGTGCGGTCATCGCCTCCGGCATCGGCGGCGTGACCACGCTGCTCGACCAGTACGACGTGCTGAAGGAGAAGGGCGTCCGCCGCGTCTCCCCGCACACCGTCCCCATGCTGATGCCGAACGGCCCCTCCGCCAACGTCGGCCTGGCCGTGGGCGCCCGTGCGGGCGTGCACACCCCGGTCTCGGCCTGCGCCTCGGGCGCCGAGGCCATCGGCTACGCCATCGAGATGATCCGCACCGGTCGCGCCGACGTCGTCGTCGCGGGTGGCACGGAGGCGGCGATCCACCCGCTGCCCATCGCCGCGTTCGGCAACATGATGGCGATGTCCAAGAACAACGACGACCCGCAGGGCGCCTCCCGCCCCTTCGACACGGCGCGCGACGGCTTCGTCCTCGGTGAGGGCGCCGGCGTCCTGGTCCTGGAGTCCGCCGAGCACGCCGCCGCGCGCGGTGCCCGCGTCTACGCGGAGGCGGTCGGCCAGGGCATCTCCGCCGACAGCCACGACATCGTGCAGCCGGAGCCGGAGGGCCGCGGCATCTCCGCCGCCCTGCAGAACCTGCTGGACGGCAACGACCTGGACCCGGCCGAGATCGTGCACGTCAACGCGCACGCCACCTCGACGCCGGCCGGTGACATCGCCGAGCTGAAGGCGCTGCGCAAGGTCCTCGGCGACGACGTCGACCACATGGCGGTCTCCGGCACCAAGTCGATGACCGGTCACCTGCTCGGTGGCGCGGGCGGCGTGGAGTCCGTGGCGACCGTGCTCGCGCTGTACCACCGGGTGGCACCGCCGACCATCAACGTCGAGAACCTCGACCCGGAGGCCGAGGCCAACGCGGACATCGTCCGCGGCGAGGCCCGCAAGCTCCCGGTGGAGGGCCGTATCGCCGCGCTGAACGACTCGTTCGGCTTCGGCGGGCACAACGTGGTGCTCGCGTTCCGGTCGGTCTGA
- a CDS encoding acyl carrier protein, with translation MATQEEIVAGLAEIVNEIAGIPVEDVKLDKSFTDDLDVDSLSMVEVVVAAEERFDVKIPDDDVKNLKTVGDATKYILDHQA, from the coding sequence ATGGCCACTCAGGAAGAGATCGTCGCCGGTCTCGCGGAGATCGTGAACGAGATCGCCGGCATCCCGGTCGAGGACGTCAAGCTGGACAAGTCCTTCACCGACGACCTGGACGTCGACTCGCTGTCCATGGTCGAGGTCGTCGTCGCCGCCGAAGAGCGCTTCGACGTCAAGATCCCGGACGACGACGTCAAGAACCTCAAGACGGTCGGCGACGCGACGAAGTACATCCTCGACCACCAGGCCTGA
- a CDS encoding ketoacyl-ACP synthase III: protein MSKIKPSKGAPYARILGVGGYRPTRVVPNEVILETIDSSDEWIRSRSGIETRHWAGPEETVAAMSVEASGKALADAGIDASRIGAVVVSTVSHFSQTPAIATEIADRLGTDKAAAFDISAGCAGFGYGLTLAKGMVVEGSAEYVLVIGVERLSDLTDLEDRATAFLFGDGAGAVVVGPSQEPAIGPTVWGSEGDKAETIKQTVSWDRFRIGDVSDLPLDSEGNVKFPAITQEGQAVFRWAVFEMAKVAQQALDAAGISPDDLDVFIPHQANVRIIDSMVKTLKLPEHVTVARDIRTTGNTSAASIPLAMERLLATGDARSGDTALVIGFGAGLVYAATVVTLP from the coding sequence ATGTCGAAGATCAAGCCCAGCAAGGGCGCCCCGTACGCGCGCATCCTCGGCGTCGGCGGATACCGTCCGACCCGGGTGGTACCGAACGAGGTGATCCTCGAGACGATCGACTCGTCCGACGAGTGGATCCGCTCGCGCTCCGGCATCGAGACCCGGCACTGGGCGGGCCCCGAGGAGACCGTCGCGGCGATGTCGGTGGAGGCCTCCGGCAAGGCACTCGCCGACGCCGGGATCGACGCCTCGCGGATCGGTGCCGTGGTCGTCTCGACCGTGTCGCACTTCAGCCAGACCCCGGCCATCGCCACCGAGATCGCCGACCGCCTCGGCACGGACAAGGCCGCGGCCTTCGACATCTCGGCCGGCTGTGCGGGCTTCGGCTACGGACTGACCCTGGCCAAGGGCATGGTCGTCGAGGGCTCGGCGGAGTACGTGCTGGTCATCGGCGTGGAGCGGCTGTCCGACCTGACCGACCTGGAGGACCGGGCCACGGCCTTCCTGTTCGGCGACGGCGCCGGCGCGGTCGTGGTCGGCCCGTCCCAGGAGCCGGCGATCGGCCCGACGGTCTGGGGCTCGGAGGGCGACAAGGCCGAAACGATCAAGCAGACGGTCTCCTGGGACCGCTTCCGGATCGGTGACGTCTCCGACCTGCCCCTCGACTCCGAGGGCAACGTCAAGTTTCCTGCGATCACGCAGGAGGGCCAGGCGGTGTTCCGCTGGGCCGTGTTCGAGATGGCGAAGGTCGCGCAGCAGGCGCTGGACGCGGCCGGGATCAGCCCGGACGACCTGGACGTCTTCATCCCGCACCAGGCCAATGTGCGGATCATCGACTCGATGGTGAAGACACTGAAGCTGCCGGAGCACGTCACGGTCGCCCGTGACATCCGCACCACCGGCAACACCTCGGCCGCCTCGATTCCGCTCGCGATGGAGCGGCTCCTGGCGACCGGCGACGCGAGGAGCGGCGACACCGCGCTCGTCATCGGCTTCGGGGCGGGTCTCGTCTACGCCGCGACGGTCGTTACCCTCCCCTAG
- a CDS encoding ACP S-malonyltransferase, with protein MLVLVAPGQGAQTPGFLTDWLALPGAADRVAAWSDALGLDLAHFGTKADADEIRDTSVAQPLLVAAGILSAAALGTQTSVADATGPGFVPGAVAGHSVGEITAAVFAGVLDDTAALSLVRRRGLAMAEAAAVTETGMSALLGGDPEVSVAHLERLGLTPANVNGAGQIVAAGTMEQLAALNEDKPEGVRKVVPLKVAGAFHTRHMAPAVDKLAEAAKALTPADPKVTYVSNKDGRAVASGTEVLDRLVGQVANPVRWDLCMETFKELGVTAIIEVCPGGTLTGLAKRALPGVRTLALKTPDNLDAARELVAEHTQA; from the coding sequence GTGCTCGTACTCGTCGCTCCCGGCCAGGGCGCCCAGACGCCCGGCTTCCTGACTGACTGGCTCGCCCTCCCCGGTGCCGCTGACCGCGTCGCCGCGTGGTCGGACGCCCTCGGACTCGATCTCGCCCACTTCGGCACCAAGGCCGACGCGGACGAGATCCGAGACACGTCCGTGGCCCAGCCGCTGCTGGTCGCCGCCGGAATCCTGTCCGCCGCGGCACTCGGTACGCAGACATCTGTCGCTGACGCGACGGGCCCCGGGTTCGTGCCCGGCGCGGTCGCCGGCCACAGCGTCGGCGAGATCACCGCCGCCGTCTTCGCGGGCGTCCTCGACGACACCGCCGCGCTGTCCCTCGTACGCCGCCGCGGTCTGGCCATGGCCGAGGCCGCCGCCGTCACCGAGACCGGCATGTCGGCGCTGCTCGGGGGCGACCCCGAGGTGAGCGTCGCGCACCTGGAGCGGCTCGGCCTGACCCCGGCGAACGTGAACGGCGCCGGTCAGATCGTGGCGGCGGGCACCATGGAGCAGCTGGCCGCGCTGAACGAGGACAAGCCCGAGGGTGTCCGCAAGGTCGTCCCGCTGAAGGTGGCCGGCGCCTTCCACACCCGCCACATGGCCCCCGCCGTGGACAAGCTCGCCGAGGCCGCCAAGGCGCTGACGCCGGCCGACCCGAAGGTGACGTACGTCTCCAACAAGGACGGGCGGGCCGTCGCCTCCGGCACCGAGGTGCTGGACCGGCTGGTCGGCCAGGTCGCCAACCCGGTGCGCTGGGACCTGTGCATGGAGACGTTCAAGGAGCTGGGCGTCACCGCGATCATCGAGGTGTGTCCGGGCGGCACGCTGACCGGGCTGGCCAAGCGGGCGCTGCCCGGCGTGCGGACGCTGGCCCTGAAGACCCCCGACAACCTCGACGCGGCCCGTGAGCTCGTCGCCGAGCACACCCAGGCCTGA